The following coding sequences lie in one Oncorhynchus kisutch isolate 150728-3 linkage group LG17, Okis_V2, whole genome shotgun sequence genomic window:
- the si:ch211-199g17.2 gene encoding uncharacterized protein si:ch211-199g17.2 — protein MQPGGAHNAVCGQSLLSNSLRVYLNNKNRLQPIIGLGCVTECVTLGRDSEAVYLCEVCVCRLSKADVRSHIMGSLHRYNYIKAHHPHFVSEWKQSPPDLSKLARPLMEMAQILEKREGTGDVQVLKLDAAMYDDMTTHSESDALILLHAIRTEREQRDLQSQSVKQSVQSEYLTIQSQRTVISPRRLSVQPERPVVQLDNRTVLWRSPTTQSRNSSSQSEKSPVLQQSVSIQSRLSLLEEEFLHGSKPLVGASLKRPASSWQHDPFLSPTPNVTAGSQTSLGGPEGKGAGLQGVPAKLIRCEPVFKVSLSMTDGPWLLERNSFSLETSPSSLRYASPLHSPTVDASLQPSPDPSRLLGQPGNSVAARLENTHTPGLRRTPGHAHTSTMRLSPAIPDEQLTMGDEDTEKDSLYLGGEQRFTDYALYDGREKNTTDLVYLRREQDRTDQLYSENNRLTDTKFHVRVGQNNRQGSIYPGLACARDITDTASVAGPILFTTGRLLKESLTDTPLMEEEQEEERGNECHSGAQRLAEDDRTTDSLYSTGERITDSGFSTGSRSTDKMYQTGERSTENQSFTTEVTTDCWYATGEELTDRQLMEEEERCRAEIQNGVGLIVEVMVEEEGEREEGKDGEREENSDFYHQQYLQGQPPQRHQAQGFTGTHRGAVGLHKVDTADLRHDIALHRDHAGPALHREEMSSRMGDIAAMQQVQLCEAEYREAWAYGGTQLTPDTYRSGPQEYETDPGSYLPFPEGHRINCDPHQVVSDWFRTTPGPHFVHSNPDEFTPQVLPYPHNTMPQGIGPNPHSGPFPMKMRGVQSQEYRRLPSPPFVMVSRPCHPQPFFPGHEGFLSPRHGPALPPSPPHYRGAYLGHSPARSPWAAPGPGPPWV, from the exons ATGCAGCCTGGAGGAGCACACAATG CTGTGTGTGGCCAGAGCCTGCTGTCCAACTCCCTTAGGGTGTATCTGAACAACAAGAACAGACTGCAGCCCATAATCG gtCTGGGctgtgtgacagagtgtgtgacaCTCGGCAGGGACTCTGAGGCGGTGTacctgtgtgaggtgtgtgtgtgtcgtctcagTAAGGCTGATGTCAGGAGCCACATCATGGGGAGTCTCCACCGATACAACTACATT AAAGCCCATCACCCTCACTTTGTGTCAGAGTGGAAGCAGAGTCCTCCTGACCTGTCCAAGCTGGCCCGGCCTCTTATGGAGATGGCTCAAAtactagagaagagagaaggaaccGGGGACGTACag GTGCTGAAGTTGGATGCTGCCATGTATGACGATATGACAACACACAGCGAGAGTGATG ctcTCATCCTCTTGCATGCCATCAGGActgaaagggagcagagagatcTTCAGAGCCAATCAGTGAAGCAATCAGTCCAGTCAGAGTATCTTACCATCCAGTCACAGAGAACCGTGATATCGCCTCGGAGGCTCTCCGTCCAACCAGAGAGGCCTGTTGTCCAGCTTGACAACCGAACCGTCCTATGGAGGAGTCCGACCACCCAGAGTCGGAACTCATCTAGCCAATCGGAGAAGTCCCCTGTGTTGCAGCAGAGTGTCTCTATCCAATCACGGCTTAGTTTGTTGGAGGAGGAGTTTCTCCATGGAAGCAAGCCACTGGTTG GTGCTTCACTGAAGCGTCCTGCCTCATCATGGCAGCATGACCCCTTTCTTTCCCCGACCCCAAATGTCACAGCTGGAAGTCAGACGTCTCTTGGCGGGCCTGAGGGGAAGGGGGCGGGACTGCAGGGGGTTCCTGCAAAGCTGATTCGCTGTGAGCCGGTGTTCAAGGTCAGTCTATCTATGACGGACGGCCCCTGGCTGTTGGAGAGGAACTCCTTCAGCCTGgaaacctccccctcctccctcagatACGCCTCACCCCTTCACTCCCCCACCGTAGATGCCTCACTCCAACCCTCTCCCGATCCCTCACGTTTGCTTGGCCAGCCGGGAAACTCAGTTGCCGCAAGACTCGAAAATACACACACTCCGGGACTGAGACGCACTCCGGGACATGCACACACTTCGACTATGAGACTGAGCCCAGCCATACCTGATGAGCAGCTGACTATGGGAGACGaggacacagagaaagacagtcTGTATCTCGGAGGGGAACAGAGGTTCACCGACTATGCTTTGTACGATGGCAGAGAGAAAAACACAACTGACCTGGTTTACCTCAGGAGAGAGCAGGACCGAACTGACCAGCTGTATTCAGAAAATAACCGACTCACTGACACAAAGTTCCATGTCCGAGTGGGGCAGAACAACCGACAAGGCAGTATTTACCCCGGTCTAGCCTGTGCCAGAGACATCACTGACACAGCGTCTGTTGCCGGGCCGATTCTCTTCACTACCGGCCGTCTCTTGAAGGAGAGCTTGACAGACACTCCTCTAATGGAAgaagaacaggaggaggagagggggaatgagtGTCATTCTGGGGCACAGAGGCTTGCAGAGGATGACAGGACAACTGACAGTCTGTACTCTACTGGAGAGAGGATAACAGACAGTGGGTTTTCCACAGGAAGCAGGTCAACTGACAAAATGTACCAAACAGGAGAACGATCAACTGAAAATCAGTCTTTTACAACAGAAGTGACAACTGACTGTTGGTATGCTACAGGAGAGGAGCTAACTGACCGTCAGttgatggaggaagaggagcgaTGCAGAGCTGAAATTCAGAATGGAGTTGGGCTCATCGTGGAGGtcatggtggaggaggagggggagagagaggaaggaaaggatggagagagggaggagaactcAGACTTTTACCACCAACAGTATTTGCAAGGCCAGCCTCCACAACGGCACCAGGCGCAGGGGTTCACAGGAACTCATAGGGGTGCCGTAGGGCTTCATAAGGTTGACACAGCAGATCTCAGACATGACATAGCCCTTCATAGAGATCATGCAGGGCCAGCCCTTCACCGAGAAGAGATGAGCAGTCGTATGGGTGACATAGCAGCCATGCAGCAGGTGCAGTTATGTGAGGCTGAGTACAGAGAAGCATGGGCCTATGGAGGCACACAGCTGACCCCTGACACCTATAGATCAGGTCCGCAGGAGTATGAGACTGACCCTGGCTCCTACCTGCCATTCCCAGAGGGCCACAGAATAAACTGTGACCCCCACCAAGTGGTTTCTGATTGGTTTAGAACCACCCCTGGCCCGCACTTcgttcactctaaccctgacgaGTTTACACCCCAGGTCCTCCCGTACCCCCACAATACAATGCCCCAGGGAATTGGACCCAATCCCCACTCTGGTCCCTTCCCCATGAAGATGAGGGGCGTGCAGTCACAGGAGTACAGAAGGCTCCCCAGCCCCCCATTTGTTATGGTGTCTAGACCCTGCCACCCTCAGCCCTTCTTTCCAGGACATGAAGGCTTTCTGTCCCCCCGGCACGGCCCAGCCTTACCTCCCAGCCCTCCCCACTACAGAGGAGCCTACTTGGGCCACAGCCCTGCCCGGAGTCCCTGGGCAGCTCCAGGACCAGGACCTCCCTGGGTCTAA